From Rhodococcus sp. B7740:
GTGCCCCCGATCAACTGCCACTCGACGACAGCAACGATTCGGCCGGATCCGCTCCCGCGGCCGCCGATTCGGCTGCAGCAGCGCCGCAGGCCGAGAAGCCGGACGAGACCGGGGACAACGCCGCCACCGAGCGCCCCCGTCGTAGTCGCGGCGAACGCAACCGCCAGGACGGGTCGGAGCGCGAACCGCGTGACGCCGACGGCAACCGCGACAACGCCAACCGTGACTCCGGAAGCCGGAATCAAGGCGACCGGGACGGCTCCAACCGCGAGAACGGCAACCGAGACAACGGAAACCGCAATCAGGGTGATCGGGACAACTCCAACCGTGACGGCGGCGGGCGCAATCAGGGCGGGCGCAATCGCAATCAGGGCGACGGTCGCAACGACAACCGCAACGAGGATCGCAACAACGGCCCGCGCGACAACCGCGACAACAACCAGGACGACGACGGCGAAGGCCGCGGACGTCGGGGACGTCGGTTCCGCGAACGCCGTCGCGGTCGCGACCGTGGCGACGGCAACGACGGTGGCGGTGGCCGCGAGCGCGACACCGAGATCCGCGAGGACGACGTTCTTCAGCCGGTAGCCGGCATCCTCGACGTTCTCGACAACTACGCGTTCGTCCGGACCTCCGGCTACCTCGCCGGACCGAACGACGTCTACGTCTCGATGAACCTCGTCCGCAAGAACGGCCTTCGACGCGGCGACGCGGTCACCGGTGCGGTTCGCGTGGCACGCGAAGGCGAGCAGTCGAGCCAGCGGCAGAAGTTCAATCCGCTCGTGCGACTGGACACCGTCAACGGGGGAGAGGTCGAGGCCGCGCGCAAGCGTCCGGAATTCGGCAAGCTCACCCCGCTGTACCCCAATCAGCGACTGCGCCTCGAGACGCAGCAGAACATCCTGACCACGCGCATCATCGACCTGGTGATGCCGATCGGCAAGGGCCAGCGCGCACTCATCGTCAGCCCGCCCAAGGCAGGTAAGACGAGCGTTCTGCAAGCCATCGCCAACGCGATCGCGATCAACAACCCCGAGTGCTACCTGATGGTCATCCTCGTCGACGAGCGTCCCGAGGAAGTGACGGACATGCAGCGCTCCGTCAAGGGCGAGGTCATCGCCTCGACGTTCGATCGGCCGCCGGGCGACCACACGGCGGTGGCCGAGTTGGCGATCGAGCGGGCCAAGCGTCTGGTCGAGGCCGGCCAGGACGTGGTGGTTCTGCTCGACTCGATCACTCGTCTGGGGCGTGCGTACAACAACAGCTCGCCCGCATCGGGCCGAATCCTGTCCGGTGGTGTCGACTCGACCGCGCTGTACCCGCCGAAGCGATTCCTCGGTGCGGCTCGAAACATCGAGCACGGCGGATCGTTGACGATCATCGCCACGGCCATGGTCGAAACCGGATCCACCGGTGACACCGTGATCTTCGAGGAGTTCAAGGGCACCGGTAACGCCGAGCTCAAGCTCGATCGCAAGATCGCCGAACGCCGCGTGTTCCCGGCAGTGGACATCAACCCGTCGAGCACCCGCCACGACGAGCTGCTCCTTGCTCCCGACGAGGCTGCCGTCGTGCACAAGCTGCGGCGCGTGCTGTCCGGACTGGACTCGCATCAGGCCATCGACCTGCTGGTCGACCGTTTGAAGAAGAGCAAGAACAACCTCGAGTTCCTGATGGAAGTCTCCAAGACTGCGCCGGGCGGGGCGAACGACTGACGGTTGTTCCCCGGACGTCGCGTCCGGGGAACAAGCCGACAGGTGCGCGCGTTGTAAGGATCTGTCGGCACAGAAGTACCGGCGATTAGCAGGTCAGATGCACGCTCTGGCATAATCAACGGCCGAGTCCGGTTCCGGTTCACGTCTTCGATCGGCGAAGACGACCCGGCGACCACTAGAGAGAACGGTAAGGACACCATGAAGGCAGGAATTCACCCCGACTACACACTGACGACAGTCGTCTGTGGTTGCGGCAATACTTTCGAGACCCGAAGCACCACCGACAAAGAGCGCATCAGCGTCGAGGTCTGCTCGCAGTGCCACCCCTTCTACACCGGCAAGCAGAAGATTCTCGACACCGGCGGCCGCGTCGCTCGCTTCGAGGCTCGCTACGGCAAGCGCGCCGGCAAGAAGGCCGACGCAGACAGCTAGCTGTTTCGCCGACGCCCGTCCTGTGCATCACAGGGCGGGCGTCGGCTTTTTTGTGTCCACATTCAGTTGCACCCGCGTTCGAGAGTGAGTCACCACCATGGCGAGAACAGACAAGCCTTCGGCCATCGACGACATCCTCGCCGAACACTCCGGACTCGAGCAGCAACTCGCCGACCCGGCACTGCACAACGATCCGTCCGCGGCCCGCAGAGCGGGCAAGAGATTCGCCGAACTGGCCCCCATCATGTCCGCGCACACCAAGCTGACCTCCGCGCAGGACGACCTCGAAGCCGCACGGGAGTTGGCAGCCGACGATTCGTCGTTCGCGGCCGAGATTCCCGACCTCGAAGCGACGGTGCTGCAGCTCGAGCAGACTCTGACCGACCTGCTGGCACCGCGCGATCCGCACGACGGCGACGACATCGTGATGGAGGTCAAGTCGGGTGAGGGCGGCGAGGAGTCGGCGCTCTTCGCGGCCGATCTCGCACGGATGTACGTGCGCTACGCCGAACGCCGCGGGTGGCGCGTGGAGGTGCTCGACGCGAACGTCTCCGACCTTGGCGGGTACAAGGACGCGACGTTGTCGATCAAGACCAAGGATCCCCTCGACGGCGTCTGGGCACGGCTGAAGTTCGAGGGCGGAGTCCACCGCGTCCAACGGGTACCGGTGACCGAATCGCAGGGGCGTGTACACACCTCTGCGGCAGGCATCCTGGTGTACCCCGAACCGGACGAAGTCGAAGAGGTCCAGATCGACGAGTCCGACTTGCGTATCGACGTGTACCGCTCGTCGGGCAAGGGTGGACAGGGCGTCAACACCACCGACTCCGCAGTCCGGCTCACGCACCTGCCCACGGGCATCGTGGTCACCTGCCAGAACGAGCGCTCGCAGCTGCAGAACAAGGCGCGCGCGATGCAGGTTCTCGCCGCTCGCCTACAGGCGGCCGCGGAGGAAGCGGCCAACGAAGAGGCCTCGGCCGGTCGAGCCAGCCAGGTGCGTACCGTCGACCGCTCGGAGCGGATCAGAACCTACAACTACCCCGAGAACCGCATCACCGATCACCGCATCGGCTTCAAGGCACACAACCTCGACGCTCTGCTCGACGGGGAAATGGATGCGTTGCTCGACGCGCTCGCCAAGGCAGACCGCGATGCGCGCATGCAGGCAGAGTAGCTGCGGCGCAAAGCTTTACAGATTTCGCCGGGCTGATTCACGGATAGGTGCGTTACCCTGGCGGCCAGGTTCGACCCCGTAACAGCGCCCGAGAGGCACACCAGAGATGAACCAGGCCCTGACCCCTGCAGGCGAGAACGCCGTGTCCGAGCTGTCGGCGCGCTACGGCGTCTCGACCGACGCCGTCCGCACCATGCTCGACGCCGTCAACAACGGCCGCGGCAGCATGGCGCAGTTCAACATTCCCGAGCTCGGCGGCAGTGGGCAATGGATGCGCGGCGGAATGACCATGGTGGGCAACATGTTCGATCACGGACTCAAGAGCCGGGTCGACGGCCTCTGCCGCGATCTGTCTGCGGTGCTCTCGCAGCATCAGGTGTACCCACCCAGAGAGACCGGCAGCGGCTCGTTCGGTGGCAACTCGTTCGGCGGCGGATCGTGGTGGCCGTCGGATCTCGGTACGCCGAGCTCGAGCGGTGGTCAGAACGGCTCGCAGTACGCCGTGTTCCCGGGTTCTCGACGCCTCGCCGTGTCGGTCGGCGGCGAACTGGCCGTGTACGACACTCTCGATCACTCCATCGGCGGGGTTCAGCAACAGCAGGGCGGTGGACCGGGCTCGCTGGAGTTCACCAGCCAGTACGGCACGTTCACCGCCGGCAGCCTGCCTCGCGTCGACCAGCAGTCGAGTGGAACGAACTCGCAGAACCAGCCGGCACCGCAATCCGCCTCGCCGCCCCACGCGCACGCGTCGTCCTCGGAACCGTCCTCGAACCAATCGCTCCGGAGCAACCCGTCGGGTGTTGACATCTCCGACATCACGGCGGCGATCGAGGCGCTGGCGGGTCTGCACGCGAAAGGCTTCCTGACCGACGACGAGTTCCACGCCAAGAAGTCGGAGTTGCTGGGGCGCTTGTGACCGGGCTGTCGGAGCCTCGTGGCAGTCTGTACGAGTGAGCCGCAAGCCGTTACGTCTGGCCATCCTCGAAGCAACATCGATGCTCGATGCTGCCGGTGTGCCGAGCCCACGGGTCGATGCGGAGCTGCTCGCCGCACACCTCGTCGGAGTCGATCGCGGCCGTCTCGGTCTGGTGCCGCTCGTGGAACCCGAGCTCGTCGAGGCGTACTTCCGAACCGTCGAGCAACGCGCGAAACGCATTCCGCTGCAATACATCACGGGAACCACGTCGCTGGGCAACATCGACGTCGAAGTAGGACCGGGCGTGTTCGTGCCCCGACCGGAAACCGAATTGTTGTTGGCCTGGGCTCTGGCGTTCCTCGAAAACGTCGACCACCACCCGCCGGTGATTCTCGATCTGTGC
This genomic window contains:
- a CDS encoding SHOCT domain-containing protein — translated: MNQALTPAGENAVSELSARYGVSTDAVRTMLDAVNNGRGSMAQFNIPELGGSGQWMRGGMTMVGNMFDHGLKSRVDGLCRDLSAVLSQHQVYPPRETGSGSFGGNSFGGGSWWPSDLGTPSSSGGQNGSQYAVFPGSRRLAVSVGGELAVYDTLDHSIGGVQQQQGGGPGSLEFTSQYGTFTAGSLPRVDQQSSGTNSQNQPAPQSASPPHAHASSSEPSSNQSLRSNPSGVDISDITAAIEALAGLHAKGFLTDDEFHAKKSELLGRL
- the rho gene encoding transcription termination factor Rho; protein product: MVLTELRSLAGELGIKSISGMRKGDLIAAISERQSGSAPAKSDAPKSDAPKSDAPRSRRAAASAPAVEDRPAVEAAPKQSTPEAPSADAPATQSGDAADSAPETGRRTRGRRAAGRRAGAPDQLPLDDSNDSAGSAPAAADSAAAAPQAEKPDETGDNAATERPRRSRGERNRQDGSEREPRDADGNRDNANRDSGSRNQGDRDGSNRENGNRDNGNRNQGDRDNSNRDGGGRNQGGRNRNQGDGRNDNRNEDRNNGPRDNRDNNQDDDGEGRGRRGRRFRERRRGRDRGDGNDGGGGRERDTEIREDDVLQPVAGILDVLDNYAFVRTSGYLAGPNDVYVSMNLVRKNGLRRGDAVTGAVRVAREGEQSSQRQKFNPLVRLDTVNGGEVEAARKRPEFGKLTPLYPNQRLRLETQQNILTTRIIDLVMPIGKGQRALIVSPPKAGKTSVLQAIANAIAINNPECYLMVILVDERPEEVTDMQRSVKGEVIASTFDRPPGDHTAVAELAIERAKRLVEAGQDVVVLLDSITRLGRAYNNSSPASGRILSGGVDSTALYPPKRFLGAARNIEHGGSLTIIATAMVETGSTGDTVIFEEFKGTGNAELKLDRKIAERRVFPAVDINPSSTRHDELLLAPDEAAVVHKLRRVLSGLDSHQAIDLLVDRLKKSKNNLEFLMEVSKTAPGGAND
- the rpmE gene encoding 50S ribosomal protein L31, with the translated sequence MKAGIHPDYTLTTVVCGCGNTFETRSTTDKERISVEVCSQCHPFYTGKQKILDTGGRVARFEARYGKRAGKKADADS
- the prfA gene encoding peptide chain release factor 1, which produces MARTDKPSAIDDILAEHSGLEQQLADPALHNDPSAARRAGKRFAELAPIMSAHTKLTSAQDDLEAARELAADDSSFAAEIPDLEATVLQLEQTLTDLLAPRDPHDGDDIVMEVKSGEGGEESALFAADLARMYVRYAERRGWRVEVLDANVSDLGGYKDATLSIKTKDPLDGVWARLKFEGGVHRVQRVPVTESQGRVHTSAAGILVYPEPDEVEEVQIDESDLRIDVYRSSGKGGQGVNTTDSAVRLTHLPTGIVVTCQNERSQLQNKARAMQVLAARLQAAAEEAANEEASAGRASQVRTVDRSERIRTYNYPENRITDHRIGFKAHNLDALLDGEMDALLDALAKADRDARMQAE